A genomic region of Rhipicephalus sanguineus isolate Rsan-2018 chromosome 3, BIME_Rsan_1.4, whole genome shotgun sequence contains the following coding sequences:
- the LOC119388359 gene encoding uncharacterized protein LOC119388359, with protein MSTMAELVFTMKDCLADINENSYNNFMLRVGLNIGPVVAGVIGARKPQYDIWGNTVNVASRMDSTGLPNHTQVTEEVYQLLRDGPYVFQCRGKVKVKGKGEMTTYFLIDRKTRCSPPSPRERGASGGQSSSMPQQEEKNSLSGSLPPPLSSNSLQLRRESGSTPNSWAGQHQKTAPLAPHDDVLPYTQPKPIIVSNTPPHGSRSRVKTGVSSKPESLTRGDPWESLKQIRVPPPSLPGDQSEAALTDDCSLDPRSESASSHLDDGHSSSGSLIEESHCLNDHPPSPHGSLSGPGFPLLLLKNSSCPQANCMYPYSQSMGDYEASPGIIGPGLPQVGHSPSHNVRQPYDGKFSHTMPEAAAPNTRHNPEPAVYFANSSGSRKRTHEETVSSAVTVPPVDSPEQVPRKQLCNSSPASQRLVWEHGKARPPLLTVRHDADELAIEDYQENGNCCVAAQPRYAMSDILNGNSQRILMRLGEDSTGIALRLAEAGPPSRRTTFAPRLAKQLEQ; from the exons ATGAGTACCATGGCAGAGCTCGTGTTCACCATGAAGGACTGCCTTGCCGACATCAATGAAAATTCTTACAACAACTTCATGCTTCGTGTTG GGCTCAATATTGGTCCTGTAGTAGCAGGAGTGATTGGAGCCCGCAAGCCACAGTATGACATCTGGGGCAACACGGTCAACGTGGCCAGTCGCATGGACTCTACGGGCCTGCCCAACCACACTCAG GTGACCGAGGAAGTCTACCAGTTGCTTCGAGACGGACCCTACGTGTTCCAGTGCCGTGGTAAAGTCAAGGTGAAGGGCAAAGGAGAAATGACAACCTACTTTCTGATCGACCGCAAGACTCGCTGCTCGCCACCCAGTCCAAGGGAGAGGGGTGCCTCCGGTGGCCAATCCAGCTCAATGCCTCAGCAGGAGGAGAAGAATAGCCTCTCCGGAAGCCTGCCTCCACCTCTGAGCTCAAACTCACTCCAGCTGAGAAGAGAAAGTGGGTCCACTCCTAACAGCTGGGCAGGGCAGCACCAAAAGACAGCTCCACTGGCACCTCATGATGATGTTTTACCATACACCCAGCCCAAGCCCATCATAGTGTCAAACACCCCTCCACATGGGTCTAGATCGAGAGTGAAAACCGGAGTGTCTTCCAAACCAGAGTCCCTCACACGTGGTGACCCTTGGGAGAGCTTGAAACAAATACGAGTGCCTCCTCCCTCGCTACCTGGTGACCAAAGTGAGgctgcactgactgacgactgtagCCTCGATCCTCGTTCAGAAAGTGCAAGCAGCCACCTTGACGACGGGCATTCTAGCAGCGGTAGCCTCATTGAGGAAAGTCACTGTTTAAATGACCATCCGCCATCACCGCATGGGAGCTTGTCGGGTCCCGGCTTTCCCTTGCTATTGTTAAAAAATTCAAGCTGTCCCCAAGCAAACTGTATGTACCCATACTCTCAGTCTATGGGAGACTATGAGGCAAGTCCCGGTATCATTGGCCCAGGTCTCCCACAAGTTGGTCACTCTCCTAGCCACAATGTCAGACAGCCATATGACGGCAAGTTTAGTCACACAATGCCTGAAGCAGCAGCTCCAAACACAAGACACAATCCCGAGCCGGCAGTGTACTTCGCAAACTCTTCAGGATCACGTAAACGAACTCATGAAGAGACAGTTAGCAGTGCTGTGACAGTGCCTCCGGTTGACTCCCCAGAGCAGGTGCCTCGTAAGCAGCTCTGCAACTCGAGTCCGGCATCACAGAGACTTGTCTGGGAGCACGGCAAGGCCAGGCCTCCACTCCTGACTGTACGTCACGACGCTGACGAGTTGGCCATTGAAGACTATCAGGAGAACGGGAATTGCTGTGTGGCAGCCCAGCCGAGATATGCCATGAGCGACATCCTCAACGGAAACTCCCAGCGCATTCTCATGAGGCTTGGCGAGGACTCCACGGGCATTGCGCTTCGACTGGCCGAGGCAGGGCCACCCTCTCGGCGGACCACTTTTGCACCTCGACTCGCGAAGCAGCTGGAGCAATGA